A single window of Venturia canescens isolate UGA chromosome 3, ASM1945775v1, whole genome shotgun sequence DNA harbors:
- the Su(dx) gene encoding E3 ubiquitin-protein ligase Su(dx) isoform X1: protein MSHCDSEAGTPGFHQLSITIEAAVLRSSSFLKPNPYIEFSVDDKSPRKTEVSKSTCQPKWNEEFTILVTPYSKLHFRLLDHSTFRKDTLIGEKRISLYQILSHYNGKLENLELTLDLMNESKHDSQLTKVCELVTLFDGLKIDMTGIPPSTAEHMRQSQCSVAGATLPLGASNSDMTNNRSILNGGIRALMRGQGTENTAPSTVQPAMVQRSSSNMLHDPAYNNTVVGAPYMDMNNAQIVESGMSLVGNDSTTIHNNADGNNTALAIAPAIQPAAQSGSSVPTVEGENATAAEEPLPAGWDMRYDVYGRRYYVDHNTRSTSWERPQPLPPGWEVRRDPRGRIYYVDHNTRSTTWQRPNTERLQHFQHWQGERQYVVQQGNQRFLYPHQVHGNQPVVAGPSIQNVDEDDALGPLPAGWEKRKQPEGRVYYVNHKNRTTQWEDPRTQGQETGIDEPPLPDGWEIRLTEDGVRYFVDHNTRTTTFQDPRPGAPKGPKGVFRVPRAYERSFRWKLSQFRFLCQTNAMPNHIKISVSRQTLFEDSYHQIMNAEAFALRRRLYIIFKGEEGLDYGGVSREWFFLLSHEVLNPMYCLFEYANKSNYSLQINPASYVNPDHLQYFKFIGRFIAMALYHGRFIYSGFTMPFYKRMLNKKLIMKDIESIDPEFYKSLVWIKENNIDECGLELYYSVDFEILGQVIHHELKEGGDKIRVVEENKEEYMRLMTEWRMTRGIEEQTKAFLEGFNSVVPLEWLKYFDERELELMLCGMQEIDVDDWQRNAIYRHYTRNSKQVLWFWQFVKTTDSEKRARLLQFVTGTCRVPVGGFAELMGSNGPQRFCIEKVGKDTWLPRSHTCFNRLDLPPYKSYDQMVEKLNYAIEETEGFGQE, encoded by the exons ATGTCTCATTGCGACAGCGAGGCAGGAACACCAGGGTTCCATCAGCTCAGTATTACAA TCGAAGCTGCAGTGCTGAGAAGCTCATCGTTTCTGAAGCCAAATCCATACATCGAATTTTCGGTAGATGACAAAAGTCCACGGAAGACagaagtttcaaaatcaaCCTGTCAGCCGAAATGGAACGAAGAATTTACGATCTTAGTTACACCTTATTCAAAACTTCACTTTCGCTTATTGGATCACAGCACTTTTCGCAAGGATACCCTTATAGGAGAAAAGCGTATAAGTCTGTATCAAATATTGTCGCATTACAATGGCAAACTAGAAAATCTTGAGCTCACTCTCGATCTTATGAACGAGAGTAAGCATGATTCGCAGCTCACAAAGGTCTGTGAATTGGTCACACTTTTTGATGGTCTCAAAATTGACATGACGGGAATTCCTCCGTCCACCGCTGAACATATGCGCCAGTCTCAATGCTCTGTTGCAGGAGCTACGTTACCTCTTG GTGCCTCAAACAGTGATATGACAAATAATCGCAGTATTCTAAACGGTGGAATAAGAGCTCTGATGCGAGGTCAAGGTACGGAAAACACAGCTCCTTCGACGGTGCAGCCAGCAATGGTACAACGAAGTTCTTCGAACATGCTTCACGATCCTGCTTATAATAATACAGTTGTTGGTGCGCCGTACATGGACATGAACAACGCCCAAATAGTTGAAAGTGGAATGTCTTTGGTAGGGAATGATTCGACGACGATCCACAATAACGCCGACGGTAATAACACGGCGTTGGCGATTGCGCCGGCGATTCAACCCGCGGCACAATCCGGTTCCTCAGTTCCCACGGTCGAGGGTGAAAATGCAACAGCAGCCGAGGAACCTTTACCTGCAGGCTGGGACATGAGATACGACGTTTATGGACGACGATATTATGTCGATCACAATACACGCAGCACGTCGTGGGAACGACCTCAACCGTTGCCTCCCGGATGGGAGGTACGTCGTGATCCGCGAGGTAGAATATATTACGTTGATCATAACACGAGAAGTACAACATGGCAGAGACCGAATACCGAGAGGCTTCAACATTTTCAACATTGGCAGGGAGAACGGCAGTACGTCGTTCAACAAGGAAATCAACGTTTTCTTTATCCTCATCAG gTTCACGGAAATCAACCGGTGGTTGCCGGACCTTCGATCCAAAACGTCGACGAAGACGATGCGTTGGGACCTTTGCCTGCTGGAtgggaaaaacgaaaacagCCTGAGGGACGAGTCTATTACGTTAACCATAAAAACCGAACGACTCAATGGGAAGATCCTCGTACTCAGGGACAAGAAACGGGCATCGACGAACCACCTTTACCGGACGGTTGGGAAATTCGTCTTACGGAAGATGGTGTTCGATACTTTGTCGATCATAATACTAGAACTACTACATTCCAAGATCCACGACCAGGAGCTCCAAAGGG ACCAAAAGGTGTTTTCCGCGTACCTCGAGCGTACGAAAGATCATTCCGTTGGAAGCTCTCGCAATTCAGATTTTTGTGTCAAACGAACGCAATgccgaatcatattaaaatcAGTGTCAGTAGACAAACCTTATTCGAAGATTCTTATCACCAAATAATGAATGCGGAGGCTTTTGCTCTGCGTCGAAGATTGTATATAATCTTTAAAGGAGAAGAGGGCCTGGATTATGGTGGAGTTTCAAG AGAATGGTTTTTCCTCCTGAGTCATGAAGTTTTAAACCCGATGTACTGCCTCTTTGAGTATGCAAACAAGAGCAATTACAGCCTGCAAATAAATCCGGCATCTTATGTTAATCCGGATCATTtgcaatatttcaaatttatcggCAGGTTTATCGCGATG GCTCTATATCATGGACGTTTCATATACAGTGGTTTCACCATGCCTTTTTACAAGCGTATGCTCAACAAAAAGTTGATTATGAAAGACATCGAGTCCATAGATCCTGAATTTTACAAATCACTCGTTTGGATTAAGGAAAATAACATCGACGAGTGTGGCCTAGAACTTTATTACAGCGTTGATTTTGAGATTCTAGGACAAGTAATACATCACGAATTGAAAGAAGGCGGCGATAAGATCAGAGTCGTCGAAGAAAATAAGGAAGAATATATGAG GTTAATGACTGAGTGGCGAATGACGAGGGGAATCGAAGAACAGACCAAAGCGTTTTTGGAAGGCTTTAATTCAGTTGTCCCTCTCGAATGGCTTAAATATTTCGATGAACGAGAACTCGAGCTCATGCTATGCGGCATGCAGGAAATCGATGTCGATGATTGGCAGAGAAATGCTATTTACAGGCATTACACGAGAAATAGCAAACAAGTTTTGTGGTTTTGGCAG TTTGTGAAAACGACTGATAGCGAAAAACGTGCAAGGTTATTGCAATTCGTGACAGGCACGTGTCGCGTCCCCGTTGGTGGATTTGCTGAATTAATGG GAAGCAATGGACCTCAAAGGTTCTGTATTGAAAAAGTTGGCAAGGACACGTGGCTTCCGCGATCTCACACGTGTTTCAATAGACTGGATCTGCCACCATACAAGAGCTACGACCAAATGGTAGAAAAGTTGAATTATGCGATCGAGGAAACCGAGGGATTCGGTCAAGAATAG
- the Su(dx) gene encoding E3 ubiquitin-protein ligase Su(dx) isoform X2, producing MTNNRSILNGGIRALMRGQGTENTAPSTVQPAMVQRSSSNMLHDPAYNNTVVGAPYMDMNNAQIVESGMSLVGNDSTTIHNNADGNNTALAIAPAIQPAAQSGSSVPTVEGENATAAEEPLPAGWDMRYDVYGRRYYVDHNTRSTSWERPQPLPPGWEVRRDPRGRIYYVDHNTRSTTWQRPNTERLQHFQHWQGERQYVVQQGNQRFLYPHQVHGNQPVVAGPSIQNVDEDDALGPLPAGWEKRKQPEGRVYYVNHKNRTTQWEDPRTQGQETGIDEPPLPDGWEIRLTEDGVRYFVDHNTRTTTFQDPRPGAPKGPKGVFRVPRAYERSFRWKLSQFRFLCQTNAMPNHIKISVSRQTLFEDSYHQIMNAEAFALRRRLYIIFKGEEGLDYGGVSREWFFLLSHEVLNPMYCLFEYANKSNYSLQINPASYVNPDHLQYFKFIGRFIAMALYHGRFIYSGFTMPFYKRMLNKKLIMKDIESIDPEFYKSLVWIKENNIDECGLELYYSVDFEILGQVIHHELKEGGDKIRVVEENKEEYMRLMTEWRMTRGIEEQTKAFLEGFNSVVPLEWLKYFDERELELMLCGMQEIDVDDWQRNAIYRHYTRNSKQVLWFWQFVKTTDSEKRARLLQFVTGTCRVPVGGFAELMGSNGPQRFCIEKVGKDTWLPRSHTCFNRLDLPPYKSYDQMVEKLNYAIEETEGFGQE from the exons ATGACAAATAATCGCAGTATTCTAAACGGTGGAATAAGAGCTCTGATGCGAGGTCAAGGTACGGAAAACACAGCTCCTTCGACGGTGCAGCCAGCAATGGTACAACGAAGTTCTTCGAACATGCTTCACGATCCTGCTTATAATAATACAGTTGTTGGTGCGCCGTACATGGACATGAACAACGCCCAAATAGTTGAAAGTGGAATGTCTTTGGTAGGGAATGATTCGACGACGATCCACAATAACGCCGACGGTAATAACACGGCGTTGGCGATTGCGCCGGCGATTCAACCCGCGGCACAATCCGGTTCCTCAGTTCCCACGGTCGAGGGTGAAAATGCAACAGCAGCCGAGGAACCTTTACCTGCAGGCTGGGACATGAGATACGACGTTTATGGACGACGATATTATGTCGATCACAATACACGCAGCACGTCGTGGGAACGACCTCAACCGTTGCCTCCCGGATGGGAGGTACGTCGTGATCCGCGAGGTAGAATATATTACGTTGATCATAACACGAGAAGTACAACATGGCAGAGACCGAATACCGAGAGGCTTCAACATTTTCAACATTGGCAGGGAGAACGGCAGTACGTCGTTCAACAAGGAAATCAACGTTTTCTTTATCCTCATCAG gTTCACGGAAATCAACCGGTGGTTGCCGGACCTTCGATCCAAAACGTCGACGAAGACGATGCGTTGGGACCTTTGCCTGCTGGAtgggaaaaacgaaaacagCCTGAGGGACGAGTCTATTACGTTAACCATAAAAACCGAACGACTCAATGGGAAGATCCTCGTACTCAGGGACAAGAAACGGGCATCGACGAACCACCTTTACCGGACGGTTGGGAAATTCGTCTTACGGAAGATGGTGTTCGATACTTTGTCGATCATAATACTAGAACTACTACATTCCAAGATCCACGACCAGGAGCTCCAAAGGG ACCAAAAGGTGTTTTCCGCGTACCTCGAGCGTACGAAAGATCATTCCGTTGGAAGCTCTCGCAATTCAGATTTTTGTGTCAAACGAACGCAATgccgaatcatattaaaatcAGTGTCAGTAGACAAACCTTATTCGAAGATTCTTATCACCAAATAATGAATGCGGAGGCTTTTGCTCTGCGTCGAAGATTGTATATAATCTTTAAAGGAGAAGAGGGCCTGGATTATGGTGGAGTTTCAAG AGAATGGTTTTTCCTCCTGAGTCATGAAGTTTTAAACCCGATGTACTGCCTCTTTGAGTATGCAAACAAGAGCAATTACAGCCTGCAAATAAATCCGGCATCTTATGTTAATCCGGATCATTtgcaatatttcaaatttatcggCAGGTTTATCGCGATG GCTCTATATCATGGACGTTTCATATACAGTGGTTTCACCATGCCTTTTTACAAGCGTATGCTCAACAAAAAGTTGATTATGAAAGACATCGAGTCCATAGATCCTGAATTTTACAAATCACTCGTTTGGATTAAGGAAAATAACATCGACGAGTGTGGCCTAGAACTTTATTACAGCGTTGATTTTGAGATTCTAGGACAAGTAATACATCACGAATTGAAAGAAGGCGGCGATAAGATCAGAGTCGTCGAAGAAAATAAGGAAGAATATATGAG GTTAATGACTGAGTGGCGAATGACGAGGGGAATCGAAGAACAGACCAAAGCGTTTTTGGAAGGCTTTAATTCAGTTGTCCCTCTCGAATGGCTTAAATATTTCGATGAACGAGAACTCGAGCTCATGCTATGCGGCATGCAGGAAATCGATGTCGATGATTGGCAGAGAAATGCTATTTACAGGCATTACACGAGAAATAGCAAACAAGTTTTGTGGTTTTGGCAG TTTGTGAAAACGACTGATAGCGAAAAACGTGCAAGGTTATTGCAATTCGTGACAGGCACGTGTCGCGTCCCCGTTGGTGGATTTGCTGAATTAATGG GAAGCAATGGACCTCAAAGGTTCTGTATTGAAAAAGTTGGCAAGGACACGTGGCTTCCGCGATCTCACACGTGTTTCAATAGACTGGATCTGCCACCATACAAGAGCTACGACCAAATGGTAGAAAAGTTGAATTATGCGATCGAGGAAACCGAGGGATTCGGTCAAGAATAG
- the LOC122408251 gene encoding RNA-binding protein NOB1, which translates to MSDDNKVKYLVVDTSAFIRNVPLQDIGVNIITDQNVVNEIRNKRQLRRLVVLPYDLVIKDTFAENIKFVTEFAKKTGDYTSLSATDIKVIALTYQLEKEHVGTSHLKEVPQVPKTIDASHGQLLDHPKSVAGFYIPGAENDSETDEDEHSELAENKDKDAQEAKNENETMIVNTKIREQKQRNESDETGSNEEEDCSPLELSDSADESDYLTAVSDMEEPETDDLASKFKTLNCNHEDLKVEGELGIDEILVPVEPDSESNEDSGDGGSEGNDEDSDDGGWITPSNIAQAKKSMEADIVAEKTAIVACMTTDFAMQNVLKQIGLNVAALDGRVIKQMRTFIFRCYACFKTTSIMTKVFCPSCGLKTLKKVAVSLDDEGKQQIHINFRKPLSSKGKRFSLPTPKGGKHAVNPILCEDQPVPDQRPSRLARMKNDPLNDDYIAGYSPFVMRDVTSKSAMLGIRPGSGVKYWMKKNPNEPRRKRK; encoded by the exons ATGAGTGATGATAATAAAGTGAAGTACTTAGTAGTAGATACGAGTGCATTTATTAGAAATGTACCGCTACAG GATATTGGTGTCAACATCATAACGGACCAAAATGTTGTTAATGAAATAAGGAATAAAAGACAGCTTCGAAGACTGGTTGTTCTTCCTTACGACTTGGTTATCAAAGACACTTTTgcagaaaatatcaaatttg TGACTGAATTTGCCAAGAAAACTGGAGATTACACAAGTCTGTCAGCAACAGATATTAAAGTTATAGCTTTAACTTATCAATTGGAAAAAGAACATGTTGGTACTTCTCATCTGAAAGAAGTGCCGCAAGTGCCAAAAACCATCGATGCCTCCCACGGGCAACTGCTGGATCATCCTAAAAGTGTAGCTGGTTTTTACATTCCTGGAGCTGAAAATGACAGCGAAACTGATGAAGATGAACACAGTGAATTGGCAGAGAACAAAGATAAAGATGCACAAGAagcaaagaatgaaaatgaaactaTGATAGTTAACACCAAAATTAGAGAGCAGAAACAAAGAAACGAATCGGATGAAACAGGAAGTAATGAAGAGGAAGACTGCAGTCCTTTGGAATTGTCAGATTCAGCAGACGAATCGGATTATTTGACTGCCGTTTCCGATATGGAAGAGCCTGAAACTGATGATCTGGCTTCCAAATTCAAAACCTTGAATTGCAACCACGAGGACCTGAAAGTTGAGGGTGAACTCGGAATTGACGAAATTCTTGTCCCGGTAGAACCGGATTCTGAAAGTAATGAGGATTCTGGAGATGGTGGCAGCGAAGGAAATGATGAAGACAGCGACGATGGAGGATGGATCACTCCCA GTAACATAGCACAAGCAAAGAAATCAATGGAGGCAGATATTGTTGCGGAAAAGACAGCAATCGTCGCTTGTATGACGACCGATTTCGCAATGCAGAATGTACTGAAGCAAATCGGCCTAAACGTAGCTGCATTAGATGGACGAGTGATCAAGCAAATGAGGACGTTTATATTCCGTTGTTACGCATGCTTCAAAACTACGAGCATCATGACTAAAGTCTTTTGTCCATCTTGCGGTTTAAAGACGTTGAAAAAAGTTGCTGTCTCATTGGATGACGAAGGAAAACAACAAATACAcattaattttcgaaaaccaCTATCGTCCAAAGGGAAACGG ttcTCTTTGCCAACACCAAAGGGAGGAAAACACGCGGTAAATCCGATTCTCTGCGAGGACCAACCGGTCCCTGATCAGAGGCCCAGTCGCTTGGCGCGTATGAAGAATGATCCTCTGAATGATGATTACATTGCCGGTTATTCACCGTTTGTCATGCGTGACGTCACTTCCAAGTCTGCGATGTTGGGAATTCGTCCCGGTAGCGGTGTCAAGtattggatgaaaaaaaatcctaacGAGCCTCGTCGAAAACGTAAATGA
- the LOC122408025 gene encoding ribonuclease P protein subunit p40-like, whose translation MLCPEIWDFKAPEHHFEIERASYRTEEVPLAVSTHYFNHSVSIVLPDIKDVPPSLRDCLLEDSDYYKIVGLKAHELVNKEFIEAFVKKGELTLLTIGKKIDVHNLICISPTGHLLLSLLREDYQKLGLVGKETFFDRKAHSRYVVTINLNEEAFVPGKKNYERVRSCLQENLDESFDVVVAWDPPEDKLCPSSVAAWFHDRGYTTLLCNQVFKQRIERSIFVPNLDGSSNLDEFFEWLGIFSIGGDTTNEKEDDYVNTYTCPRPKTQTVETQYIECTGFFTRKQIIGIYNAMREIAFQKDTSPWKSIHVQGFADSPVSWGLKEHNFFTDGDNSHTTVFQKNGECIIRKSLSSNKKPRIFQ comes from the exons ATGTTGTGTCCGGAAATATGGGACTTCAAGGCTCCGGAGCACCATTTCGAGATCGAACGAGCGAGCTATCGAACCGAGGAAGTTCCGTTGGCCGTCAGTACTCATTATTTTAATCATTCG GTGTCTATCGTGCTTCCTGACATAAAAGACGTTCCTCCAAGTCTTCGTGATTGCCTTTTGGAAGACAGTGATTATTACAAAATCGTTGGTTTAAAGGCTCACGAGCTTGTCAATAAAGAGTTCATCGAAGCTTTTGTTAAGAAAG GAGAGCTGACGTTATTGACGATTGGAAAGAAGATTGATGTCCACAATCTAATCTGTATATCGCCAACGGGACACCTATTGCTTTCTTTGCTTCGTGAAGATTATCAAAAGCTTGGATTAGTAGGGAAAGAGACATTCTTTGATCGTAAAGCACATTCGCGCTACG TCGTGACTATTAATTTGAACGAGGAAGCTTTTGTACCGGGTAAGAAGAATTACGAAAGGGTCCGATCATGTTTGCAAGAAAATCTCGACGAAAGCTTCGACGTTGTTGTAGCTTGGGATCCACCAG aGGATAAACTATGTCCATCGTCGGTCGCAGCATGGTTTCACGATCGTGGTTACACAACGTTGCTCTGCAACCAAGTTTTCAAACAACGGATCGAACGATCAATTTTCGTCCCGAATCTCGACGGTTCTTCCAATCTCGATGAGTTTTTCGAATGGCTGGGAATTTTCAGTATCGGTGGAGATAC GACGAACGAAAAAGAAGATGATTATGTGAATACTTACACGTGTCCCAGACCGAAAACTCAAACAGTCGAAACACAATATATAGAATGCACAGGATTTTTTACACGCAAACAAATAATAGGAATCTATAATGCTATGAGAGAAATAGCTTTCCAGAAGGATACATCGCCTTGGAAAAGTATACACGTACAGGGTTTCGCTGACAGTCCAGTCAGCTGGGGCCTGAAagagcacaattttttcacggacgGTGACAATAGCCATACGACCGTCTTCCAAAAAAACGGTGAATGTATTATACGAAAGAGTTTGAGCTCTAATAAAAAACCaagaattttccaataa
- the LOC122408024 gene encoding uncharacterized protein translates to MPRKHRAPDLEELALRSVGTYITDFGKNLIRPIQEISQQDPDLGLKTLSKLLTAMKYRLSSSVPWHLYDKMAIAALGSIMNLINETRKSYNDFSPIGIFLSEVNVVVSLIEVVVHANLRSIEFAAWPKIMRHVLYNNLHNMTGLEVLDLGSGSAGWRTSDIEKIIINGVATMPNLISFTLCFDCTDNIIAAVGQNCPKLRYIDVTASRSVTDRSIVALSKSRVLREVKLFRTSVSIIGYANLLLAHSRLEDIGRCHEIGNVLEHIREKFDATTENYEKQLYLRSFESRNVAMNHLYLLIAMCPYVTRLSLMCDERISDLTILAALENLTELRLLSCYFYADRVKNLLELTNGRIISLHLEHVDEIDTSALVYISQYCPEIRNLTFYNCELLDHTSSHFRKLPVEPFKYLERIKFVADCASVHLEFLLSHCTNVKFIQLGSSTGIGDTTMKRVFSQNPMSKLEELKILYSDDLSMRTVRLLMQNCGNLRRISELESWQGISSEELRIFREELKTNNFDLDTSPTLSLA, encoded by the coding sequence ATGCCAAGGAAGCACAGAGCGCCAGACTTGGAGGAGCTGGCGCTTCGCTCCGTAGGCACATATATAACGGACTTTGGTAAAAATTTGATAAGGCCTATACAAGAAATATCGCAGCAAGATCCAGATCTTGGCCTCAAGACATTGAGTAAATTGCTAACGGCAATGAAATATCGTCTAAGTTCCAGCGTGCCTTGGCATCTTTATGACAAAATGGCAATAGCAGCGCTCGGCTCTATAATGAATTTAATCAACGAAACAAGAAAGTCTTACAACGATTTTTCGCCgatcggaatttttttatcagagGTTAACGTTGTAGTGAGTCTTATCGAAGTGGTGGTCCATGCTAATCTTCGGAGTATAGAATTTGCAGCATGGCCGAAAATAATGCGACACGTGTTGTACAATAATTTGCACAATATGACAGGCTTGGAAGTTTTGGATCTTGGTTCTGGCTCAGCCGGTTGGAGAACATCtgatatcgaaaaaataataataaacggtGTCGCAACAATGCCTAATTTGATCTCTTTCACCTTGTGCTTCGATTGCACGGACAATATAATTGCAGCGGTAGGACAAAACTGTCCAAAACTTCGGTACATCGACGTGACAGCGTCGCGATCGGTGACTGATCGCAGTATCGTTGCGCTCAGCAAATCTCGAGTATTACGAGAAGTCAAACTTTTTCGTACTTCCGTATCAATAATTGGTTACGCGAATTTACTTCTCGCGCATTCGAGACTCGAGGACATCGGACGGTGTCATGAAATCGGTAACGTTCTCGAACACATTCGCGAAAAATTCGATGCTACTAccgaaaattacgaaaaacaaTTGTATCTGCGCTCTTTTGAATCTCGGAACGTAGCGATGAATCACTTGTATCTTTTGATCGCCATGTGTCCTTACGTCACGAGATTGTCATTGATGTGCGACGAGAGAATAAGCGATCTTACGATTCTTGCTGCTTTGGAAAATCTCACGGAACTGAGGTTactttcgtgttatttttacgCCGATCGCGTCAAGAATCTTTTGGAATTGACCAACGGTAGAATCATCAGTCTCCATCTCGAGCACGTCGATGAAATAGATACGAGTGCTCTCGTTTACATAAGTCAATATTGTCCTGAGATAAGAAACTTAACATTTTACAATTGCGAACTTCTGGACCATACCTCAAGCCATTTTCGCAAATTACCAGTTGAGCCTTTCAAGTATCTCGAACGAATTAAATTCGTCGCTGATTGTGCGAGTGTAcatcttgaatttttattgtcgCATTGCACCAACGTCAAATTCATACAATTGGGATCGTCCACTGGCATCGGTGATACAACAATGAAAAGAGTTTTCTCACAAAATCCAATGAGCAAATTGGAAGAACTTAAAATACTTTACAGCGACGATCTCTCCATGAGAACTGTGCGACTGTTGATGCAAAACTGTGGAAATTTACGACGCATCTCCGAGCTTGAAAGCTGGCAGGGAATATCCAGCGAAGAATTGAGGATCTTCAGAGAAGAGctcaaaaccaacaactttgaTCTAGACACCAGTCCGACTTTATCACTTGCATAA